The window GGATGCCATGGCAGGAGCCTCCTTTCGAGCAGGCGCACGGTGCTGTCGGCCCATTTGCCCAGTCCGGCGTAGATCAGGATCACCAGCACCACAATGTCGGTGCGCATGAATTCACGGGCGTCCATCGCAAGGTGTCCAATTCCAGCGTTCGCAGCGATGGACTCACTGACCACCAGGGAAAGCCAGGCAATCCCGAGGGAGTAGCGCAAGCCCACCAGAATGCCTGGGAGTGCACCAGGGAGAATCACGCGCCAGAAGGTCTGCTGTCCGGTCAGGCCGTACACTTTGGCCATCTCCAGCAGCCTGGGATCAATGCCACGGATGCCGTGGACGGTGTTCAGGTAGATCGGGAAGAAGGTGCCCAGGGCGATCAGGAAGATCTTGCCGGTTTCGCCAATCCCGAACCACAGGATCACCAGCGGAACCAGCGCAAGGTGGGGAATGTTGCGAACCATCTGCAGGGTGCTGTCCAGCAG of the Deinococcus cellulosilyticus NBRC 106333 = KACC 11606 genome contains:
- a CDS encoding ABC transporter permease subunit — protein: MTITRSIPQTATRKKRSFRFNATELWRWVLPAALLIIWQISAQTGLLSKQILPAPTAVFGALAELIQNGKLWEHFAISIQRALTGVALGFATGFTLGLLVGVNRFLSVLLDSTLQMVRNIPHLALVPLVILWFGIGETGKIFLIALGTFFPIYLNTVHGIRGIDPRLLEMAKVYGLTGQQTFWRVILPGALPGILVGLRYSLGIAWLSLVVSESIAANAGIGHLAMDAREFMRTDIVVLVILIYAGLGKWADSTVRLLERRLLPWHPNLK